One window from the genome of Methyloradius palustris encodes:
- a CDS encoding glycoside hydrolase family 17 protein: MTQAGTKPLWRNVFFNAIVLILLSIWLWQQNQRVSLIKPAMPADGKLQCVSYAPYYGKDQTPFIASTHISKTQIDADLKVLAQRFDCVRIYSVSQGLDYVPEAAAKLGMHVYLGAWIGRLAIDNNKELNLAIKVANEYPDTVKALIVGNEVLLRKEQTEVGLAALIDQAKAQTKVPVTYADVWEFWLKHPNLEKSVDFVTVHILPYWEDDPQPIEHAINHASIVMDKLHASFSKPILIGETGWPSAGRQRGTSIPSLVNEARYLREFLQTAEDKGWQYNMIEAVDQPWKRNLEGTVGGYWGLYDTDLQPKFDFANDLSERKDGFTPLYMGLTGLLVFVGLSAFAGEKRLSAYISHALLGASVGALGVIQLDYLVIVSRDSIEWLVLGGLALLGTLITMSMPFLMQVKYSTKFLNTLQKALFLIAASATLTSVLLVGDGRYRDFPLTLYVLPVLQLSIGFYLAKIKVSTESVIYYSMNGLSIATASIFIVMEPHNPHGYYWLGIVLLIAYATLPDHKRIASE; the protein is encoded by the coding sequence ATGACTCAAGCTGGCACTAAGCCTTTGTGGCGTAATGTTTTTTTTAATGCCATTGTATTAATTTTGCTAAGTATTTGGTTGTGGCAGCAAAATCAGCGAGTCAGCCTGATCAAGCCAGCAATGCCAGCCGATGGAAAACTACAGTGCGTTTCTTACGCGCCATATTATGGCAAAGACCAGACGCCATTTATCGCCAGCACCCACATTAGCAAAACCCAGATTGATGCAGATTTAAAGGTATTAGCGCAGCGCTTTGACTGCGTACGTATCTACTCTGTAAGCCAAGGCTTGGATTATGTGCCTGAGGCAGCAGCCAAGCTTGGTATGCATGTTTATCTGGGGGCGTGGATAGGCCGCTTAGCCATAGATAACAATAAAGAGTTAAATCTTGCGATTAAAGTCGCCAACGAATACCCAGACACGGTCAAAGCATTGATTGTAGGTAATGAAGTGTTGCTGCGAAAAGAGCAAACCGAGGTAGGCTTAGCCGCCCTTATAGATCAGGCGAAAGCACAAACCAAAGTGCCCGTGACGTATGCCGATGTATGGGAGTTCTGGTTAAAACACCCCAACCTGGAAAAGTCAGTCGATTTTGTCACTGTGCATATATTGCCTTACTGGGAGGATGATCCACAGCCGATTGAGCATGCAATCAATCACGCCAGCATTGTTATGGATAAACTCCACGCCAGCTTTTCCAAGCCAATACTGATAGGCGAAACAGGCTGGCCATCAGCGGGACGTCAACGTGGAACCTCAATTCCCAGTTTGGTAAACGAGGCACGTTATCTGCGCGAATTCTTGCAAACCGCTGAAGATAAAGGCTGGCAATACAATATGATTGAAGCGGTAGACCAGCCTTGGAAGCGCAATCTTGAGGGCACCGTAGGTGGTTATTGGGGGCTTTACGACACTGATTTGCAGCCAAAATTTGATTTCGCTAACGACCTTAGCGAACGTAAAGATGGCTTTACTCCACTATATATGGGCCTGACAGGCTTGTTGGTGTTTGTCGGTTTATCGGCATTCGCTGGTGAAAAGCGCCTGAGCGCTTACATCAGCCATGCCTTGCTAGGCGCATCAGTCGGGGCACTTGGTGTTATTCAGTTGGATTATCTAGTCATCGTCAGCCGCGACTCGATTGAGTGGCTAGTATTAGGCGGCTTAGCCTTATTAGGCACTCTCATCACCATGAGCATGCCTTTTCTAATGCAGGTAAAATACAGCACCAAATTTCTGAATACCTTGCAAAAAGCCTTATTCTTGATAGCTGCCAGCGCAACGTTGACCAGCGTGCTGTTAGTTGGCGATGGCAGATATCGTGACTTTCCGCTCACGCTGTATGTATTACCTGTACTACAACTCTCCATCGGGTTTTATCTTGCTAAAATCAAGGTAAGCACTGAAAGCGTGATTTATTACAGTATGAATGGTCTCAGTATCGCTACTGCCAGTATATTCATCGTAATGGAGCCACATAATCCGCATGGCTATTATTGGCTGGGCATAGTCTTATTGATTGCTTATGCAACCCTACCCGACCACAAACGCATTGCTTCAGAATAA
- a CDS encoding glycosyltransferase has translation MTTFIKRYYAALLFALAIALAHFGVWAIANRAQALIDAPLIVNGFAYSGFQVNQSPFEKQFPSTAELARDLHILYPLSHRIRTYSSLENSEVVALASNIGFKVTAGAWLGADSLANQREIEALKAKIANYPHIERAIVGNEVLLRNDMPVEQLITYLDQVREEKKVPVSTAEPWHVWLKNPELVKHVDYIAVHLLPYHEGVPIDQAVNYSLDRYQELMDTYPRKKIVITEIGWPSRGPAIGAAVASRVNQAQFVREFLAKTAYKNYDYYLMEAFDQPWKVKLEGWAGPYWGMFDANRQPKYSLHGAVPKDTRWIKKVTWATAIAFLPILFIAIRFRHWGIGGRISMAILLQACITTLVVAWNLPGDYYYTFRDIIILIALIIGMMMTSAVLMIYGVEFSEVMFKGNWRRAYKRAVALPSNQELFVSVHLACYNEPPAMVIATIESLSQLDYKNFEVIVVDNNTKDEALWKPVEAYVDSLPANFRFFHLPKWPGFKAGALNFALKETDPRAEVIGVVDADYVVTQDWLGALVPHFSDTKVAVVQAPQAHRDWENNFFRRMSNWEFEGFFKIGMHHRHERNALIQHGTMTLVRHQSLKDVGGWSEWCICEDTELGLRLLERGYELRYIDETFGRGLTPSNFDALKSQRFRWAFGAMQILKHHLPKLLGDSTLSFGQRYHFLTGWFGWMGDALQLFFTLGSIGWTVAMLLFPKAFSLPVAIMLTPVLCFLVLKGALGPVLYRKTMNCSWTDIFGASLASLGLSHAIARGIMMGIIQKRGVFKPTAKGKSTSSKLVILNPIREEVALLLGLIASALAMLLTRGFNNIDAQLWVTMLTLQSLPYISTLACQIIAQLPDSKKQ, from the coding sequence ATGACCACCTTTATTAAACGCTATTACGCAGCACTCCTTTTTGCACTAGCCATCGCATTAGCGCACTTTGGTGTATGGGCGATTGCCAACCGCGCCCAGGCTTTGATTGATGCCCCGCTTATCGTCAATGGTTTTGCTTATAGTGGTTTTCAGGTCAACCAAAGCCCATTTGAAAAACAATTCCCCAGTACGGCAGAGCTGGCAAGAGACCTACACATACTCTACCCACTGTCCCACCGCATCCGAACCTACAGCTCACTTGAAAACTCTGAAGTCGTTGCGCTGGCATCGAACATTGGATTTAAAGTCACCGCGGGTGCTTGGCTTGGAGCCGATAGTCTTGCTAATCAGCGTGAAATTGAAGCGTTAAAAGCAAAAATTGCCAACTATCCACACATAGAGCGCGCAATCGTTGGTAATGAGGTGTTGTTGCGTAACGATATGCCCGTAGAGCAACTGATTACCTATCTCGACCAAGTGCGAGAAGAGAAAAAAGTACCCGTTTCCACTGCAGAACCTTGGCATGTGTGGCTTAAAAACCCTGAGTTGGTCAAACATGTGGACTACATAGCCGTCCACTTATTGCCTTACCACGAAGGCGTACCAATCGACCAAGCCGTCAATTACTCGCTAGATCGCTACCAAGAATTGATGGACACATACCCACGCAAAAAAATCGTGATTACCGAAATTGGCTGGCCTAGCCGTGGCCCTGCGATTGGTGCCGCAGTTGCCTCACGCGTGAATCAAGCGCAATTTGTACGTGAGTTTCTGGCAAAAACAGCTTATAAAAACTATGACTATTACTTGATGGAGGCTTTCGACCAGCCTTGGAAAGTCAAGCTGGAAGGCTGGGCTGGCCCTTATTGGGGCATGTTTGACGCAAACCGTCAGCCCAAATACTCACTTCATGGCGCAGTACCAAAAGACACACGTTGGATCAAAAAGGTTACTTGGGCGACGGCCATCGCTTTCTTGCCAATATTGTTCATAGCAATCCGCTTTAGGCATTGGGGCATAGGTGGTCGTATCTCCATGGCGATCTTGCTGCAAGCGTGTATCACTACGCTAGTGGTGGCATGGAACCTACCCGGGGACTACTACTATACATTCCGTGACATCATCATATTGATTGCATTGATTATAGGCATGATGATGACCTCCGCCGTGCTCATGATCTATGGCGTAGAGTTCAGTGAAGTCATGTTCAAGGGTAACTGGCGCCGCGCTTATAAGCGCGCTGTGGCTCTACCCAGCAACCAAGAGCTGTTTGTATCAGTGCATCTGGCCTGCTACAACGAACCGCCAGCCATGGTGATTGCGACTATTGAGAGCTTGAGCCAGCTTGATTACAAAAACTTTGAAGTGATTGTGGTAGATAACAACACTAAAGATGAAGCACTTTGGAAACCAGTTGAAGCCTATGTTGATAGCCTGCCTGCTAACTTCCGCTTTTTCCATCTACCAAAATGGCCAGGCTTTAAGGCTGGTGCACTCAATTTCGCATTAAAAGAAACAGACCCGCGTGCAGAAGTGATTGGTGTAGTAGATGCCGATTATGTGGTCACACAGGATTGGCTAGGCGCTTTGGTGCCGCACTTCTCAGATACCAAAGTAGCCGTGGTACAAGCGCCACAAGCCCATCGCGACTGGGAAAACAACTTTTTCCGCCGCATGAGTAATTGGGAGTTTGAAGGCTTTTTCAAGATTGGCATGCATCACCGCCATGAGCGCAATGCGCTGATTCAGCACGGCACCATGACCCTTGTACGCCATCAATCGCTCAAAGACGTTGGTGGCTGGTCTGAGTGGTGCATATGTGAAGACACCGAGCTAGGCTTGCGCCTGCTTGAGCGTGGCTACGAGCTGCGCTATATCGATGAAACCTTCGGTCGCGGCCTGACCCCAAGCAATTTCGACGCGCTTAAATCACAGCGCTTCCGCTGGGCATTTGGCGCCATGCAGATTCTCAAACACCATCTGCCTAAACTTTTGGGTGATTCCACCCTCAGCTTTGGTCAACGCTATCACTTCTTGACTGGCTGGTTTGGCTGGATGGGCGACGCACTGCAACTCTTCTTCACACTAGGCTCAATCGGCTGGACAGTCGCTATGCTGCTCTTCCCAAAAGCGTTCAGCTTGCCAGTAGCCATCATGCTGACCCCTGTTCTGTGCTTCCTGGTGCTAAAAGGCGCACTAGGCCCTGTGCTTTACCGCAAGACCATGAATTGCAGCTGGACTGATATTTTTGGCGCATCACTTGCCAGTCTTGGCCTATCTCACGCCATTGCACGCGGCATTATGATGGGCATCATACAAAAGCGTGGCGTTTTCAAACCCACAGCCAAGGGCAAAAGCACGAGCAGTAAACTGGTGATATTGAACCCGATTCGTGAAGAAGTAGCCCTGCTACTCGGCCTCATCGCATCAGCGCTCGCGATGCTTTTGACACGGGGCTTCAACAACATTGATGCCCAACTCTGGGTAACTATGCTGACCTTACAATCATTGCCTTATATCAGCACTTTGGCTTGTCAGATCATTGCGCAACTGCCTGATAGTAAAAAACAATAG
- a CDS encoding LysR family transcriptional regulator codes for MDTLRSIESFVKAVQGGSIAAGARLQGITPAAASQNIQRLEKSLGTRLLTRTTRKLALTESGEVYYLQVRDIVESLAKAQSAIDEFQGQPQGRIKIGCSVAFGRHVLMPLIPAFTRMYPNVSVEIILSDGNADHVSEDIDVSIRFKQQLEPGLVARKIATVPVLFCASPSYLERKGLPKEPKELLEHDCLVFRVPVDGRLLNWAFLKNGLRYEPEIKPSIVCNDIDSLGTLAIQGAGIARLATFIANSEIKKGALVALFQPVSSEPTSIQSDSVPLEFYACFRDKHAITNKVRAFVDYLIEAMPKSW; via the coding sequence ATGGATACACTTAGAAGTATTGAGAGCTTTGTGAAAGCCGTGCAAGGAGGAAGTATCGCTGCTGGGGCGCGCCTCCAGGGAATCACACCCGCAGCCGCTAGCCAAAACATTCAACGGCTAGAAAAATCTCTTGGAACGCGTTTGCTGACAAGAACAACGCGTAAACTCGCCTTGACTGAAAGTGGTGAAGTTTATTACTTGCAGGTACGTGATATCGTTGAGAGCCTGGCCAAGGCGCAATCCGCTATAGATGAATTTCAAGGCCAGCCTCAAGGGCGCATCAAAATTGGTTGTTCAGTTGCCTTTGGTCGACATGTATTGATGCCACTTATTCCGGCTTTTACTCGTATGTACCCCAATGTCTCCGTGGAGATCATTCTGTCGGACGGAAACGCGGATCATGTATCTGAAGATATTGATGTCAGTATCCGCTTCAAGCAGCAACTAGAACCTGGACTTGTTGCAAGAAAGATTGCAACGGTGCCAGTGCTTTTTTGTGCATCTCCATCCTATCTTGAGCGAAAAGGCCTTCCGAAAGAACCTAAGGAGTTGCTAGAGCATGACTGCTTAGTATTTAGAGTTCCCGTAGATGGGCGTCTTTTGAATTGGGCTTTTCTTAAAAATGGCCTGCGTTATGAACCAGAGATCAAACCCAGTATTGTGTGCAACGATATCGACTCTCTTGGAACTCTCGCCATTCAAGGGGCAGGTATTGCCCGACTTGCAACATTTATCGCAAATAGTGAAATTAAGAAAGGCGCATTAGTCGCGCTATTTCAGCCAGTCTCATCAGAACCTACATCCATCCAGTCTGACAGTGTTCCGTTGGAGTTTTATGCCTGTTTCCGTGATAAGCATGCCATCACCAATAAGGTCAGAGCTTTTGTGGATTACCTGATAGAGGCTATGCCAAAATCCTGGTAG
- a CDS encoding DUF2798 domain-containing protein translates to MNNLNKIPHQFTPYVFAFFMAGIMAFLMSMAIVATSTGIQHGYSIRVIHSYGLAMPVAFVCVLIVRPIVIKLVAVFVKKPG, encoded by the coding sequence ATGAACAATTTAAATAAAATCCCACATCAGTTTACTCCGTATGTTTTTGCTTTTTTTATGGCAGGGATTATGGCGTTTTTAATGTCTATGGCCATAGTAGCTACAAGTACTGGCATTCAGCATGGCTATTCAATTAGAGTTATTCACTCTTATGGTCTAGCCATGCCCGTCGCATTTGTTTGCGTGTTGATCGTTAGGCCAATTGTAATTAAGTTGGTAGCAGTTTTTGTGAAGAAGCCTGGGTGA
- a CDS encoding NmrA family NAD(P)-binding protein, which produces MYAITGITGQVGTALANVLLDDNQQIRAIVRSGEKGNPWKAKGAEVAIASMEDQHALADAFKGVEAVFILLPPYFDPAPGFPEARALISNIKQALDIARPNKVVCLSTIGSQVSQPNLLNQLGIMEKELSTLSIPITFLRAAWFMENAAWDVEPAKTTGTIPSFLQPLDRKIPMIATADIGTVAAKLLQQSWNGVRIVELQGPELVSPNDIAAAFAQCLDKSVVMESVPRANWEGLFKAQGMQNPTPRIQMLDGFNEGWIKFEGGSAEQVNGQTSLKTVIGTLLQK; this is translated from the coding sequence ATGTATGCAATCACGGGAATTACAGGTCAAGTGGGAACTGCGCTGGCTAACGTACTTTTGGATGACAATCAACAAATCAGAGCAATCGTTAGGAGTGGTGAGAAAGGCAATCCATGGAAAGCTAAAGGTGCTGAAGTTGCAATCGCTTCAATGGAAGATCAGCATGCTTTAGCTGACGCCTTCAAAGGCGTGGAAGCAGTATTTATTTTACTACCACCTTACTTTGATCCTGCGCCAGGATTTCCAGAAGCGCGTGCGCTGATCTCTAACATCAAGCAAGCGCTGGACATTGCAAGGCCAAATAAAGTAGTGTGCCTTTCCACAATAGGTTCCCAAGTAAGCCAACCCAATCTACTGAATCAGCTTGGAATCATGGAAAAGGAATTAAGTACTTTATCCATACCTATCACATTTCTGAGAGCTGCCTGGTTTATGGAAAATGCCGCATGGGATGTAGAGCCTGCCAAAACGACCGGAACAATCCCGAGCTTCCTGCAACCACTCGATCGAAAGATACCCATGATAGCTACTGCAGATATTGGTACGGTTGCAGCAAAGCTACTTCAACAGTCGTGGAATGGAGTACGTATTGTCGAGTTACAAGGCCCTGAGTTAGTGAGTCCAAATGATATTGCTGCGGCATTCGCTCAATGTTTGGACAAATCAGTCGTGATGGAGAGTGTTCCAAGAGCAAACTGGGAAGGTTTATTCAAAGCACAGGGAATGCAGAATCCAACCCCAAGAATACAAATGCTTGATGGATTTAATGAAGGATGGATTAAGTTCGAGGGTGGTTCAGCTGAGCAAGTAAATGGCCAGACTTCCTTAAAAACAGTGATTGGTACTTTGCTGCAAAAATAG